atcaaaattagtcagtgtttgaagttagttagttagtggcgtttaaaaagggtgcgtcagctactatggctatttgcgcccttatctaaaacctttcactaaacacaaacacaatacaataaccagaacgtttaaaagaactaaaaagcattgtcacggttaaaatggggcaaacaagtgtttgccccattaaaagggaatatactggtattgtactacaacaccactacatctatagcttggtaaacaggatccattataaaaaatactgtatgtagtcactcactgaccagatcatttatcgtttctaatgatttttaaaatgtctggagaagtatcacatttcttaacatcatctgttaaagttaacttatatactattcattttcaaataacttgggattgtgttttattagtaaagtttcccttaattgagctagtttgagttctccaagtagagtcaaaaagtctgttgggattttggctcagtttattaatgtttgattttttgttctagacaatcatattatctgcaaatgatgagattatcataagatctatctctttagttagaccatcgacattaatattggaaaatgtattcctgaaaacaacaatgtgggaagcccagatgaatctgtctctatttacatatttgtgacaatgaatcaaataatcaagtcaatgacccagtgtaacactttatcatggacaccctaagtttgcaatttcttaagtgatttatatctacagagccatatgatccttgaaaataaatttaaattgctaaggtgttttgttttctgtttaaaatatctttaatatcttgattaaaatttaaaatctgtccatttgttgaatgtaattttctaaagtcaactcaataagatggaagttagttactagattccaggaagcaattcaatctatgaaatcatctcttccataattttggctatcatactggtaagtggtatctgtcgataactcgaaaagatattagttgaataattgcttttcaaaattgatgttatgatagattttctccagacagatattgtattttagatgagattacaagataaaagtagtgagtttgcttgtttgccaacatgtttaagaaaatcagcatgtgtattgtctggacttggagatgttttgggtcttatgttattaaattaatagtaatattcagttcttgattaaatattgttatataaagtagattgtagatttaatatttctttcagtttttccttaatagtctgacgtatacagataaaactaacaaccacaccaccaactaatctaatagaaattaaaatataattaaatgtagataaagtaattaaaattataaatacacgtaataaaccataaccccctaatttcaacaatatactattttattcccttttacagcttgtagataattattaattatagttattacttattagcgtaatatttattgaacttattggctatttcacttcgtttgaaagatgttattgtgtacaaaaagcatttttggatgatcgtttcatgatgtatgttgtgtataaatctatgatttctggccatctgttctgtgtaatccatcttttgtatagaattaataaaatactcttttggtagtaattattttattaattgagtacttaattttcaccagctcacatttcttgaatcatttgttttttcttatttaaatttaggacacaagagccaaaaagagacttcacagttatgtatcatacattttttcaatgacagacgtggagttgcagaaataataagtctAACATtactaagcaatttacaaacaaatgaaatctttaaaaaggtatctagaagtgaaattacttatggcttttaaggaccaaaattatttttgtaagttgatttattattatttcagttttagcctatttgtattatccatttccttactaatttcaaaagataatcagaagttcattcgaattccaaccaaaagtcaattggttattaatttatctacctttaggaagtacagtacagtatatgtacactggaatctttgaagtgaagtgacaataatttaattggtcttggaacagatttgattcttgaatattatatactatactttgttgtatatttacgtctagtaacctattaatgctaatactaataatgtaaaggaataaaagaatagaacatagcaatacacttCTAATGTGattcatttcctccatttctcATATAGTTCGCctacgaaaatatattacaaattattggaaCTATtcagaataaccttccaacataaaggtaaagtacggtgagtaaagaagtcattcagtacataggatcgtgattttactacacgtggtgatatctggtaacagttggcaacactgacaagacggaaatatttgctgtttgggaactgaacttacgtgatcctcactatattaaTTAGAAGACCTgaggatttgaaggaggtgggatatgatgctaaggactggattaatcttgctcagcatagggaccgatggcaggcttatgtgagggtggcaatgaaccttcgggttctctaaaaaccatttgtatgtaagtatggAACCTGTGCCCACCCACCATTGTGATACACTTTGGAAGCTAAGAAAAGaagtgaaatccggttacgaaagccagctgtaacagcTGGGCAGATCATTGTGGCAACcatacgatatctccattctggttggatgattgtccacttctgcttcagcatgtggatgCAAGGCCAGGAGCTGGTTGGTCAGTCTGGGCCCTTAAAAGGCtgtagcaccacagattattattattattattattatttattttttttttaaccacaAAATCAGAAAAAACCTACCCCAAAGATGCTCTatccatcacaaagttttcagtaTCCAACTCTGATATATTTTGTAGAGAGATGACAGCAACTAAGATACAGCTGTACACAACTCCTCTAACATTTGGTATACTGTTAATTGAATTTAACATTATATAACAGTCAACGTTAGTaaacaaatgcaaaaaaaaaaaatattatctgtGAATTcggaatcaaaaataaattttagattACCAAACTATCACTTTTTCTGTTTCTGGAGTTCCTTCCGACGGACTTTCTTAGGGTTAGGAAACAACTGTTTCATTCTCAGAGGTTGATAATGCAATTCGGGATGCTGCATCTTTCTCTTGTTAACCACTGGATTATTTCCTACTACTCCATTGACAGGTAAGGCTGACTTCTTTTTGTCTACATTGGAAGTCTTATCTACACAGAGAATCAAAGAGGCAGGTGTGCTATTGTCTTCATCAAGTGATATGAAGTCCATAGACACTTGGGATGATGATGCCTTCCTAGGAATGATGTCTCCTTCTTTGGCCATTGTGTCTTTTCCAGGCACAAAGACTCTCTCTTTCTTGGAGGTGCGGTACAGGTAGACATCCTGACTGATCTGCATGGCCTTAGCATTCACAGGAGGCTgtgtcttctcttcttcctcctcctcctcttcgtcTGAATCATGCGTCATGGCATGATGGAACAATGGCAGTGGTTCTGGCAAAGGAATCTTCTTACTCAGTGTGGACACAACATTGAACAGCGAGTGAAAATGGCTGCTGTCTGAGAAGAGGGCATATTTCTGCAACAAAGCATTGCATAGGTGTATGTAATGCTACTCGTCAGAAATCAGAGGATGAATTTTATCATCGTCTTCAGATAAAAGTCACGAAGATTATTATTCTTTGAAATCTGTTACGCACTTGCTGTTATATCTGAGGCACATGTACTGTATCTCTATGCAGAAAAAGTGAcggattttttaaaacaaaaattctaatcacggaataaaacaaaaaataagcaATCATCCCACACACAACAAAATTCAATTATGTTATATTTCATGATCTGGGGTAATGAATTTCTCATTAGAAGTGCTCTACATAAGGAACAGAACTCTTAACACTGTCAATCTGCAGAATCCAGGAAGGTTTTCGTCAACCATATATAGATGTGTTAACATGGGTCAACTAACAAACTGACAGTTTCATACTGTTAAGGCTGCCAACAaatttgtaaaaagcacttcaaaacaaacaataatgtcattggtcCTTCTCAATTGGTCTTAACCTAGTCACATTCATCTTCAACTCACACAAGTGCACCAGAAGATATCATTACACACTGAAGATTGTTAACAAGcgaaatatttgaatttacatgttctttctttctttttttttttttttttttttttgtaccagAGGCCTTCGAAGTTGCTATCATGGTGACATAAATTACCAGGGATAACAAAGTAATGATCAGCTGGGATATAGAACTATATCTTTATCTATTTCacagaaacattaatttttaCATGAAGTACATCTACTTCCTCGTACAATGAAACCcgcaattcttttcttttttttttttcatttaaaaatacacTGATGGATCTTCTTACTGACCACGATAGGAAATGTATTATGATTTCTTTCAAAAAGAAGAAGACGTaattaattcttaaatatttttcattcttaGTTGGCTCACATGGTAATTTGTATTGTGGTAAAAAATTTCTAGA
This region of Periplaneta americana isolate PAMFEO1 chromosome 13, P.americana_PAMFEO1_priV1, whole genome shotgun sequence genomic DNA includes:
- the LOC138712258 gene encoding uncharacterized protein; the encoded protein is METPEALTLSEQKQKSTLSAKKNKKKDKRVRTMFASPYNPYWPVVEEDDAAEVNQLLSSALEPAKKAVIKVNWSELKKLPCAQRREARRKQQGESPELRKSLLLGVNAVTRGLETTTVGCVLLAQDADPRVLVSHIPTMCGMQGVPVLVLPDLRTISNISLGFSCLALGIKKYALFSDSSHFHSLFNVVSTLSKKIPLPEPLPLFHHAMTHDSDEEEEEEEEKTQPPVNAKAMQISQDVYLYRTSKKERVFVPGKDTMAKEGDIIPRKASSSQVSMDFISLDEDNSTPASLILCVDKTSNVDKKKSALPVNGVVGNNPVVNKRKMQHPELHYQPLRMKQLFPNPKKVRRKELQKQKK